The Verrucomicrobium spinosum DSM 4136 = JCM 18804 genome includes a region encoding these proteins:
- a CDS encoding YicC/YloC family endoribonuclease, producing the protein MTGFGRGEAVGNGVVWRVEAGSVNRKQLELVVQLPRELNELEPGLRNQLAEKLSRGRVQVSISGDKGTGSASSLTVNTDLARQYAAALLDLSSKLGVQATISSADMTRWQGVFSLADSGWNVEEAKPLIEKALAQALIAMLAMRRTEGDHLKADINARLDALTAMLQEAAALTPQVVTRYRDVLRQRLTDAGLPLPLDDERLVKEVALFADRCDISEEITRATSHIAQFRSYMDSGEPVGRPLDFLSQELFRELNTMGSKANHATLAQLVVKAKTELEKIREQVQNIE; encoded by the coding sequence ATGACAGGATTTGGACGTGGCGAGGCCGTTGGCAACGGGGTGGTCTGGCGCGTGGAGGCGGGCTCCGTGAACCGCAAGCAGCTCGAGCTGGTGGTCCAGTTGCCACGCGAGCTCAATGAACTCGAGCCAGGGCTGCGCAACCAGCTTGCGGAGAAACTCTCCCGCGGGCGTGTGCAGGTGAGCATCAGCGGGGACAAGGGGACCGGCAGCGCCTCCTCATTGACGGTGAATACCGATCTGGCCAGACAGTATGCGGCCGCCTTGTTGGACCTCTCGAGCAAGCTCGGCGTCCAGGCCACCATCAGCAGTGCTGACATGACCCGCTGGCAAGGCGTCTTCAGCCTGGCAGACAGCGGATGGAATGTGGAAGAAGCCAAGCCTCTCATCGAGAAAGCGCTGGCCCAGGCCCTGATCGCCATGCTGGCCATGCGCCGCACGGAAGGCGACCACCTCAAGGCCGACATCAATGCCCGGCTGGACGCCCTGACGGCGATGCTGCAAGAAGCCGCCGCCCTGACCCCGCAGGTGGTCACCCGGTACCGTGATGTCCTCCGCCAGCGCCTCACGGATGCCGGCCTGCCCCTGCCGCTCGACGATGAGCGTCTCGTCAAGGAAGTGGCCCTCTTTGCCGACCGCTGCGACATCAGCGAGGAAATAACACGCGCCACAAGCCACATCGCCCAGTTCCGCTCCTACATGGACAGCGGAGAGCCCGTGGGACGCCCGCTTGACTTTCTCTCCCAGGAGCTGTTCCGCGAGCTCAACACCATGGGCAGCAAGGCCAACCACGCCACGCTGGCCCAGCTCGTGGTGAAGGCCAAGACGGAGCTCGAAAAGATCCGCGAACAGGTGCAGAACATCGAGTAG
- a CDS encoding PmoA family protein codes for MKVSAPLPRWTFPLLIEAALMGGLHAAGLTATVEGGEQGREAGLASFAAPAGTKGVSQLMTPDGKSLPVQPSADGKTWTLITPAIAPGAKLIVKAREGNASPPSDAIHVAKLGGALQFLAGKQPFFTYQMEASKVPPCTSDDFRHGAYLHPVYSPSGRRVTGDYRPDHPHQRGIFMAWTKTEFEGRHPDFWNMGKGKDGKLTGEVRFGQLDTEWSGPVHGGFTSTHRWLDHTSGAEKEVLRENWSVTSYSVKIGGVSTYLLDLVTTQTCAGQEPLKLPKYHYGGLGVRGPEPWDPVDKVTMLTSTGADRTKGDGTKASWVWLGGEVDGTLTGIAVLMHPDNFRFPQPLRLNPKNPQLCIAPSAEGDWSIEPGKPLVLRYRFVIRDGRPDAALLDRLLHDYANPAKVTVAPTD; via the coding sequence ATGAAGGTTTCCGCTCCCCTCCCACGCTGGACTTTCCCGCTGCTGATTGAGGCCGCCCTGATGGGGGGCCTGCACGCCGCCGGCCTGACCGCGACTGTCGAGGGAGGTGAACAGGGGCGGGAAGCCGGGCTGGCCAGCTTTGCCGCGCCAGCGGGGACCAAGGGCGTCTCTCAACTCATGACGCCGGATGGCAAGTCACTGCCCGTGCAGCCCAGCGCTGACGGAAAAACCTGGACGCTCATCACACCGGCGATTGCGCCGGGAGCCAAGCTGATCGTGAAAGCCAGAGAAGGAAATGCCTCTCCCCCTTCCGACGCCATCCATGTCGCCAAATTGGGAGGAGCCCTGCAGTTTCTGGCGGGGAAGCAGCCCTTCTTCACCTACCAAATGGAGGCGAGCAAAGTGCCCCCCTGCACCTCTGACGACTTCCGCCATGGCGCCTACCTGCATCCCGTGTACTCCCCCAGCGGGAGGCGCGTCACCGGGGACTACCGGCCAGATCACCCCCACCAGAGGGGCATTTTCATGGCCTGGACCAAGACCGAGTTCGAGGGGCGGCACCCGGACTTCTGGAACATGGGCAAGGGCAAGGACGGCAAGCTGACGGGTGAGGTCCGCTTTGGCCAGCTCGACACCGAGTGGAGCGGTCCGGTGCATGGTGGCTTTACCAGCACCCATCGCTGGCTGGATCACACCAGCGGCGCGGAAAAAGAGGTGCTGCGGGAGAACTGGAGCGTGACCAGCTACTCCGTGAAGATCGGCGGCGTATCGACGTACCTTCTGGATCTCGTCACCACCCAGACCTGCGCGGGGCAGGAACCCTTGAAACTGCCCAAATACCACTACGGCGGCCTGGGCGTGCGCGGCCCGGAGCCGTGGGACCCGGTGGACAAGGTGACCATGCTCACCTCCACTGGCGCGGATCGCACCAAAGGCGATGGCACCAAGGCCTCCTGGGTGTGGCTGGGCGGTGAGGTGGACGGCACGCTGACGGGCATCGCTGTCCTCATGCATCCAGACAATTTCCGGTTCCCCCAACCCTTGCGGCTGAATCCCAAGAACCCGCAACTGTGCATCGCCCCCTCCGCGGAGGGTGACTGGTCCATCGAGCCCGGCAAGCCTCTCGTCCTGCGCTACCGGTTTGTGATCCGCGATGGCAGACCGGACGCGGCTTTGCTGGACAGGCTGTTGCACGACTACGCAAATCCGGCCAAAGTGACGGTTGCCCCAACTGACTGA
- the gmk gene encoding guanylate kinase encodes MPDPAPFPKSRLGVLLIVSGPSGSGKTTLCRQIADLGEAVHSVSATTRKPRPGEMHGKDYFFFSEEEFEEKIARGEFFEHARVHGNLYGTLKTYVKENLERGVDVVMDIDVQGATLVRACDDELVQQCLADVFILPASVDALKERLAGRGTEDDESLELRLRNALTEIAHWHKYRYALVSGSREADLEKFRSLLLAERMRVARLT; translated from the coding sequence ATGCCCGATCCCGCCCCTTTCCCGAAATCCCGCCTGGGAGTGCTTCTCATCGTCTCCGGCCCTTCTGGCTCCGGAAAAACCACTCTCTGCCGCCAGATCGCGGACCTGGGAGAGGCGGTGCACTCCGTCTCTGCCACCACCCGCAAACCCCGCCCGGGTGAGATGCATGGGAAAGACTATTTCTTCTTTTCCGAGGAGGAGTTCGAGGAGAAAATCGCCCGCGGCGAGTTCTTCGAGCACGCCCGGGTGCATGGCAATCTCTACGGCACCCTCAAGACCTATGTGAAGGAGAACCTGGAGCGCGGGGTGGATGTGGTGATGGACATCGATGTGCAGGGTGCCACGCTGGTGCGCGCCTGCGATGACGAACTGGTGCAACAGTGCCTGGCCGATGTTTTCATCCTGCCCGCCTCTGTCGATGCCCTGAAGGAGCGGCTCGCCGGCCGTGGTACCGAGGACGATGAGAGCCTGGAACTGCGCCTGCGCAACGCGCTGACCGAAATCGCCCACTGGCACAAGTACCGCTACGCCCTGGTGAGTGGCTCCCGCGAAGCCGACCTTGAGAAATTCCGCTCGCTGCTCCTCGCAGAGCGCATGCGAGTGGCCCGGCTCACCTAG
- a CDS encoding S41 family peptidase, with protein MPSPSSSMRPFSNVWFKLLTGAALVTQGPLHSQEPAKPAAPAQEAAFAQFELLTRAMEIIRQNYVDEKKVSYEQLIEGALDGMLKKLDPHCEYMGKSLFEEMQQEQRDTSEGVGITIALREGMLTIITVDEQGPAAKAGVLPNDQIIRIGEVLADNMSTMEAVQHLKGKAGDAVRLTVRRPGTKQFLDFNLVRQALQESSVRDAMMLHARLSSPWKIGYARITEFTQGTVKDLSNELDRLEKEGMQAFVLDLRNNPGGLIDSAVGVCGEFLPSGTVVVTTEGRVATQNPPPYRTPPRNGKAQRKYPMCVLVNHGSASGSELVAGALQDLKRAIVVGTTSFGKGSVQTVLPMKNGAAMRLTTAKYYTPSHRTIHENGVEPNIVSALTSEEEMKIMQWRTANTQGEGRSLDLAKLNDRQLERATDVLKGVMTYEEFKKGDAKPAAKPPVEAPAAPTKPQESPTPAPASASTPPAAPAPAPAPAATPAPSGTTPPAPSPTPAPTPAPATPAAR; from the coding sequence ATGCCTTCGCCTTCCTCCTCCATGCGCCCCTTTTCCAACGTCTGGTTCAAGCTGCTCACCGGCGCGGCCCTGGTCACGCAGGGCCCGCTGCATTCCCAAGAGCCGGCCAAACCCGCCGCCCCCGCGCAGGAGGCGGCATTCGCCCAGTTCGAGCTGTTGACACGGGCCATGGAAATCATCCGCCAGAACTATGTGGATGAGAAGAAGGTGTCCTACGAGCAGCTCATCGAGGGTGCCCTGGACGGCATGCTCAAGAAGCTGGACCCCCACTGCGAGTACATGGGGAAGTCGCTCTTCGAGGAGATGCAGCAGGAGCAGCGCGACACCAGCGAAGGGGTGGGCATCACCATCGCCCTGCGTGAAGGCATGCTCACCATCATCACGGTGGATGAGCAGGGGCCCGCCGCGAAGGCCGGCGTCCTGCCCAATGACCAGATCATCCGCATCGGCGAGGTGCTGGCCGACAACATGAGCACCATGGAAGCCGTCCAACATCTGAAGGGCAAGGCCGGAGACGCGGTGCGCCTGACCGTGCGCCGCCCGGGCACAAAGCAGTTTCTGGATTTCAACCTCGTCCGCCAGGCCCTGCAGGAGAGCTCAGTGCGCGATGCGATGATGCTCCACGCCCGCCTTTCTTCTCCGTGGAAGATTGGCTACGCCCGCATCACCGAGTTCACCCAGGGAACCGTGAAGGATCTCTCCAATGAACTCGACCGACTGGAGAAGGAGGGCATGCAGGCTTTTGTTCTGGACCTCCGCAACAACCCGGGCGGCCTGATCGACTCCGCTGTAGGCGTCTGCGGCGAGTTCCTGCCCTCTGGCACGGTCGTGGTGACCACAGAAGGTCGTGTTGCGACCCAGAACCCACCGCCCTACCGCACGCCGCCACGCAATGGCAAGGCGCAGCGGAAGTACCCCATGTGCGTCCTCGTCAACCACGGCAGCGCCAGTGGCTCTGAACTTGTGGCCGGAGCCCTCCAGGATTTGAAGCGGGCGATCGTGGTGGGCACCACCAGCTTCGGCAAAGGGTCCGTGCAGACCGTGCTGCCCATGAAAAACGGTGCCGCCATGCGCCTCACCACGGCCAAGTACTACACCCCCAGCCATCGCACCATTCACGAGAATGGCGTGGAGCCCAACATCGTCTCTGCGCTGACCAGCGAGGAAGAGATGAAGATCATGCAGTGGCGCACCGCCAACACCCAGGGGGAAGGGCGGTCGCTGGATCTCGCCAAGCTCAATGACCGCCAGCTGGAGCGCGCCACGGATGTGCTCAAGGGCGTGATGACGTATGAGGAGTTCAAGAAAGGCGATGCCAAGCCGGCTGCAAAACCGCCCGTCGAAGCTCCGGCGGCCCCCACCAAGCCTCAGGAATCGCCGACACCGGCACCAGCGTCAGCGTCAACGCCTCCTGCGGCTCCTGCGCCAGCCCCTGCTCCGGCGGCTACCCCCGCGCCGTCTGGCACGACTCCACCGGCACCCTCCCCTACCCCTGCGCCAACTCCCGCGCCAGCCACCCCGGCTGCCCGTTGA
- the tsaD gene encoding tRNA (adenosine(37)-N6)-threonylcarbamoyltransferase complex transferase subunit TsaD — MSGSRPPCLLALETSCDETAASVVTTAGEVLSSEVASQIEIHRAYGGVVPEVASRNHIQVMRLVCEQAMQSAGVALPEITAFAATSGPGLVSSLLIGSTMAKALALAGKKPFLAINHLEGHLLSPFMTKPGEATGDTAAPIPPHLALIVSGGHTMLMNVRGVGQYDLVGRTRDDAAGEAFDKVAKMIGLPYPGGPEIDRRARHGRRDAYEFPRSMLEAGNYEFSFSGLKTAVLYLLPKIDLTDEGTMNDVCASFQEAVIEVLVKKTVNAARQHGQRIIGVSGGVSCNHRLRERFTERCAKAGIELRLTPPTYSTDNAAMIGFAAVHRHLTGYQSPLEIDVDPNLSLVG; from the coding sequence ATGTCCGGATCCCGCCCGCCCTGCCTTCTTGCCCTGGAAACCTCTTGTGACGAGACCGCCGCGTCTGTGGTCACCACGGCTGGCGAAGTGCTGAGCAGCGAGGTCGCGTCCCAGATTGAGATCCACCGCGCCTATGGCGGCGTGGTGCCGGAGGTGGCTTCACGCAATCACATCCAGGTCATGCGCCTCGTGTGTGAGCAGGCCATGCAGAGTGCTGGCGTGGCCCTGCCGGAGATCACCGCCTTTGCCGCCACCAGCGGACCGGGCCTTGTGAGCTCGCTCCTTATTGGCAGCACCATGGCCAAGGCCCTTGCGCTTGCAGGGAAGAAGCCGTTCCTCGCCATCAATCATCTGGAGGGACACCTGCTCTCCCCCTTCATGACGAAGCCGGGTGAAGCCACAGGAGACACAGCAGCACCCATCCCTCCCCACCTGGCGTTGATCGTGAGCGGTGGTCACACCATGCTCATGAACGTGCGCGGAGTGGGGCAGTATGATCTGGTGGGGCGCACGCGCGACGACGCCGCTGGCGAGGCCTTTGACAAGGTGGCCAAGATGATCGGCCTGCCCTACCCCGGCGGCCCGGAGATTGACCGCCGCGCCCGCCACGGGCGGAGGGATGCCTACGAATTCCCCCGCAGCATGCTGGAAGCAGGAAACTACGAGTTCAGCTTCAGCGGGCTGAAGACCGCCGTGCTCTATCTCCTGCCCAAGATTGACCTGACGGATGAAGGCACCATGAACGATGTCTGCGCCTCCTTCCAGGAAGCCGTCATCGAGGTGCTGGTGAAGAAGACCGTGAACGCCGCCCGTCAGCATGGCCAGCGCATCATCGGCGTAAGTGGCGGTGTGAGCTGCAATCACCGGCTCCGCGAACGCTTCACGGAACGCTGCGCCAAGGCCGGCATCGAGCTCCGCCTCACCCCACCCACCTACAGCACCGACAACGCCGCCATGATCGGCTTCGCCGCCGTGCACCGTCACCTGACAGGCTATCAGAGCCCGTTGGAGATCGATGTCGATCCGAACTTGAGTTTGGTGGGCTGA
- a CDS encoding sulfite exporter TauE/SafE family protein, which produces MNPEHISWLYIPTAILLGALHGLEPGHSKTMMAAFIIAIRGTIAQAVLLGVSAAISHSLIIWALAAGALYFGSQWSAEAIEPYLQIASAVLVLAMAVWMFFRTRREVREAYAHSHHHHHHGHGHGHGHDHGHHHHHHHHHHGDHSTHAHAHVHDHGHGEVKWINTGHGRYGIEIHEDGVPPVFRMRVPSGARLPAASQVALATIREGGVRESFALRQQGDWLESEQHIREPHEFEVEMSLSHGDHSHTYRVAFREGGEDEPPASDEEYQDAHEREHADEIRRRFEGRTVTTPQIALFGITGGLMPCPAAFSVLLICLQLKKFTLGFAMVAAFSTGLALTMVATGVLAAWSLRHAEKRFKGFGELMRRAPYVSCAVMVVIAGFMAWHGWEGLQRLGSAAVVR; this is translated from the coding sequence ATGAACCCTGAACACATCTCCTGGCTCTACATCCCCACGGCCATTCTTCTGGGCGCGCTTCATGGTCTGGAGCCTGGCCATTCCAAGACGATGATGGCGGCCTTCATCATTGCCATCCGTGGCACCATCGCCCAGGCGGTGCTGCTGGGCGTGTCCGCCGCCATCTCTCACAGCCTGATCATCTGGGCTCTGGCAGCAGGGGCGCTCTACTTCGGCAGTCAGTGGAGTGCGGAGGCGATCGAGCCTTACCTGCAGATCGCCTCGGCAGTGCTGGTGTTGGCCATGGCGGTGTGGATGTTCTTCCGGACCCGGCGGGAGGTGCGTGAGGCGTACGCCCACTCGCATCATCACCATCACCATGGGCACGGGCATGGGCATGGGCATGATCACGGTCACCACCACCACCACCACCATCATCATCATGGGGATCACTCAACTCATGCCCATGCCCATGTGCACGATCATGGCCATGGGGAGGTGAAGTGGATCAACACGGGGCATGGTCGCTATGGCATCGAGATCCATGAGGATGGCGTGCCGCCTGTGTTCCGGATGCGGGTGCCTTCTGGAGCCAGGTTGCCGGCAGCGTCGCAAGTGGCGCTTGCGACCATCCGCGAAGGTGGGGTCAGGGAGTCTTTCGCGTTGCGTCAGCAAGGCGACTGGCTGGAGTCCGAGCAGCACATCCGAGAACCGCACGAGTTCGAGGTGGAAATGAGCCTGTCCCATGGCGATCACAGTCATACGTATCGCGTGGCCTTTCGAGAAGGGGGCGAGGATGAGCCTCCAGCGTCAGACGAGGAGTACCAGGATGCTCATGAGCGCGAACACGCTGATGAGATCCGCCGCCGGTTCGAGGGGCGCACGGTGACCACCCCGCAGATCGCCCTGTTCGGCATCACGGGTGGCTTGATGCCGTGCCCTGCTGCCTTCAGCGTGCTCCTGATCTGCCTGCAGTTGAAGAAATTCACCCTTGGGTTCGCCATGGTGGCAGCCTTCAGCACGGGGCTGGCCCTCACGATGGTGGCCACCGGTGTGCTGGCGGCCTGGAGTCTGAGACATGCGGAGAAGCGATTCAAGGGCTTCGGAGAGCTCATGCGTCGGGCTCCCTATGTCTCTTGTGCCGTGATGGTGGTCATTGCTGGGTTCATGGCCTGGCATGGCTGGGAGGGGTTGCAGAGGCTGGGGAGTGCTGCGGTGGTGCGTTGA
- a CDS encoding metal/formaldehyde-sensitive transcriptional repressor encodes MGHTTQNKPHLLARIRRLQGQLEGLYRSIDEEKDCSDVLHTLAAFRGAINSLMLEVLEGHIRHHVMDDAHDGHSPIEAGEELIDVLRKYLR; translated from the coding sequence ATGGGACACACCACGCAGAACAAGCCGCACCTCCTGGCCCGCATCCGACGCCTTCAGGGGCAGCTCGAAGGGCTCTACCGCTCCATCGACGAGGAGAAGGATTGCAGTGACGTCTTGCACACGCTGGCGGCCTTCCGGGGTGCCATCAACAGCCTGATGCTGGAGGTCCTGGAGGGGCACATCCGCCATCATGTCATGGATGACGCCCATGACGGCCATTCGCCCATCGAGGCGGGTGAGGAGCTCATCGATGTGCTCCGCAAGTACCTGCGCTGA
- a CDS encoding ribonuclease E inhibitor RraB: protein MINTKGSRAMVNRRLPSPSRDDSARLNADPCCEMVLLIACSILMTTGKIVHDIPDDDNGRILRRLYDGGDSLSKPRFIEFQFIFPERAQSLEFARAVPEKEYEVCLSYYEERDMWEAEVKIYMIPDHDCITRIELDLSNRASSLGGSPDGWCCLRLKDRI, encoded by the coding sequence ATGATCAACACAAAGGGGAGCAGGGCGATGGTGAACCGCCGGCTGCCCTCCCCGAGTAGAGATGACTCCGCCCGTTTAAACGCCGATCCCTGTTGCGAAATGGTGCTGCTGATAGCTTGTTCAATACTTATGACGACAGGTAAAATAGTGCATGACATACCAGACGATGACAATGGTCGTATTCTGAGACGGCTTTATGATGGCGGCGATTCCCTGTCGAAGCCTCGGTTCATCGAGTTTCAGTTCATTTTCCCTGAACGAGCTCAATCGCTTGAGTTTGCGCGAGCGGTTCCAGAGAAAGAGTACGAGGTCTGTTTGTCCTACTACGAAGAGCGCGATATGTGGGAGGCCGAGGTCAAGATCTATATGATTCCCGACCATGACTGCATTACACGAATTGAATTGGATCTGTCGAATAGAGCGTCCTCACTAGGCGGAAGCCCAGACGGCTGGTGTTGCCTCAGGCTCAAAGACAGGATTTAG
- a CDS encoding VOC family protein, which produces MSEFDSISDELQTVSDAQRSIVFYERCLAPLGITVVQRQPEFGAAIFAGSSEFPFLWVWPAEGDYYGTSLTPSVHRPLHLAFVAPSRQAGDEFHALSLLHGGTDNGTPEDEGNGYYAAYVLDPDGNNVEAGFRMKA; this is translated from the coding sequence ATGAGTGAATTCGATTCCATCTCAGACGAACTGCAGACTGTTTCTGATGCTCAGCGAAGCATCGTCTTCTACGAGCGTTGTCTCGCGCCGCTGGGCATCACCGTCGTGCAACGTCAACCGGAGTTCGGTGCCGCCATCTTCGCTGGCTCATCAGAGTTCCCCTTCCTCTGGGTGTGGCCGGCCGAAGGTGACTACTACGGCACGTCGCTGACACCATCCGTGCATCGTCCCCTTCACCTGGCGTTTGTTGCTCCGAGCCGGCAGGCGGGCGATGAATTTCACGCATTAAGTCTGTTGCATGGCGGCACTGACAACGGCACGCCGGAGGATGAGGGCAATGGATACTATGCCGCCTATGTGCTCGATCCGGATGGCAACAACGTCGAAGCCGGATTCAGAATGAAGGCCTAG
- a CDS encoding thiol-disulfide oxidoreductase DCC family protein → MSNWHFKILYDGECPFCLREVRWLQRRDRLGYLAFEDVSSPSFDPSPFGVTREELLGVIHGVFPDGRLARKVEVFRQAYRTVGLGWLIAPTGWPVLRWVFDGLYSLFARYRVRLGRLFGRSCVSGSCGVSDRRRDRA, encoded by the coding sequence ATGAGCAATTGGCACTTCAAAATTCTGTATGACGGCGAGTGCCCGTTCTGTCTGCGAGAGGTGCGATGGTTGCAGCGTCGGGATCGCCTCGGCTATCTCGCTTTCGAGGATGTTTCCTCACCTAGCTTCGACCCATCGCCCTTTGGCGTGACACGCGAGGAACTATTGGGAGTCATCCACGGCGTCTTCCCAGATGGCCGCCTCGCGCGCAAGGTCGAGGTGTTCCGACAGGCGTATCGCACTGTTGGCTTGGGATGGCTCATCGCACCGACTGGTTGGCCGGTGTTGCGGTGGGTGTTCGATGGCCTGTATTCTTTGTTTGCTCGTTACCGGGTGCGGCTGGGGCGGCTGTTCGGACGTTCGTGCGTTTCCGGCTCATGCGGTGTTTCAGACAGGAGGCGTGATCGCGCATGA
- a CDS encoding cryptochrome/photolyase family protein encodes MLNTSRLILVLGDQLDAGSAAFDGFDAKRDLVWMAEVKHESSKVWSTKARITVFLAAMRHFRDALKDRGWRVDYRQLGGAGGETFAKQLREAIRRLRPKKLVMVEAGEWSVACEIESVAAKTGVELEVRTDRHFICTREMFQKHAEGRKQLRMEFFYREVRQHTGVLMEKGKPVGGQWNFDHDNRESFGKSGPGLRMPPMRFVPDDLTKGVIADVEKHFAKHPGALAEFDWPVTTVQARKALDDFIKHRLAEFGSFQDAMWTNEPWLYHSRLSAAMNLKLLDPREVIAAAEKAYHEGRAPLAAVEGFIRQILGWREYVRGIYCHFMPDYIERNAMHAEHELPDFYWTGDTEMNCLRDAIGQTLRLGYAHHIQRLMVTGLFALLYGVQPRRVHEWYLAVYVDAVEWVELPNTLGMSQYGDGGVMASKPYVASGKYIQRMSNYCAGCRYDPAQSTGLRACPFTTLYWDYLLRHEPVLRQNQRMSLQVRNLARLSTEDRVKLQKQAQIVRTACGSKS; translated from the coding sequence GTGCTCAACACCTCCCGCCTCATTCTTGTCCTCGGTGACCAGCTCGATGCTGGATCGGCGGCATTTGATGGCTTCGATGCGAAGCGCGACTTGGTGTGGATGGCGGAGGTGAAGCACGAGTCGTCGAAGGTGTGGAGCACGAAGGCACGCATCACGGTCTTCCTCGCGGCGATGCGGCACTTTCGAGATGCGCTGAAAGATCGTGGATGGCGGGTGGACTATCGCCAGCTAGGCGGCGCAGGTGGTGAAACATTTGCGAAGCAGCTTCGTGAGGCGATCCGCCGTCTAAGGCCGAAAAAGCTCGTCATGGTGGAGGCGGGCGAATGGAGCGTGGCATGCGAGATCGAGTCGGTGGCGGCCAAGACGGGCGTGGAGCTTGAGGTGAGGACGGATCGGCATTTCATCTGCACGCGAGAGATGTTTCAAAAGCATGCGGAAGGCCGCAAACAGCTCCGCATGGAGTTTTTCTATCGTGAGGTGCGGCAGCACACCGGCGTGCTGATGGAGAAAGGCAAGCCAGTCGGTGGCCAGTGGAACTTCGATCATGACAATCGCGAGTCATTTGGTAAGAGCGGCCCAGGTCTGCGCATGCCGCCGATGCGCTTTGTGCCAGATGACCTCACGAAAGGTGTGATCGCCGATGTAGAGAAGCACTTCGCGAAGCATCCGGGAGCGCTGGCGGAGTTTGACTGGCCGGTGACGACGGTGCAGGCCCGCAAGGCCTTGGACGACTTCATCAAGCACCGGCTGGCTGAGTTTGGCAGCTTCCAGGATGCGATGTGGACGAATGAGCCGTGGCTGTATCACTCACGTCTCAGCGCGGCGATGAATCTGAAGCTGCTCGATCCGCGCGAGGTGATCGCGGCAGCGGAGAAGGCGTATCACGAGGGCAGGGCGCCCCTTGCGGCGGTGGAGGGCTTTATTCGGCAGATTCTCGGCTGGCGGGAGTATGTGCGCGGCATCTACTGCCATTTCATGCCTGATTACATCGAGCGAAACGCCATGCACGCCGAGCACGAGCTGCCGGACTTTTACTGGACCGGCGATACGGAGATGAATTGCCTTCGCGATGCCATCGGCCAGACGCTGCGCCTGGGCTATGCGCATCACATTCAGCGGCTGATGGTCACCGGACTCTTCGCACTGCTTTACGGCGTGCAGCCCCGCCGCGTCCACGAGTGGTATCTTGCCGTGTATGTGGATGCGGTGGAGTGGGTGGAGCTACCCAACACGCTCGGCATGTCGCAGTATGGCGATGGTGGCGTGATGGCCAGCAAGCCCTATGTTGCCAGCGGCAAATACATCCAGCGCATGAGCAACTACTGCGCCGGCTGCCGCTACGATCCCGCGCAGAGCACCGGCCTGCGAGCCTGTCCCTTCACCACGCTCTATTGGGACTACCTGCTCCGGCACGAGCCGGTGCTGCGCCAGAACCAGCGCATGAGCCTGCAGGTGCGGAATCTCGCCCGCCTCTCCACGGAGGATCGCGTGAAGCTTCAGAAGCAGGCGCAGATCGTGCGCACCGCCTGCGGCTCAAAGTCATGA
- a CDS encoding TspO/MBR family protein — translation MKPRSPLQQGLVLLGFITLTFLAPAVGAFAPPGAWYQTLNKPSWNPPPWIFGPVWTLLYLGMAVAAWLVWKRAVQGHALRLYFVQLALNAAWTPVFFGAHQPGAALIVIGFLWMAIFLTLRAFQAVSRPAGLLLVPYLVWVTFASVLNFTLWRLNS, via the coding sequence ATGAAACCACGTTCACCTCTACAACAAGGCCTCGTGCTCCTCGGCTTCATCACGCTGACCTTTCTCGCGCCAGCCGTGGGAGCTTTCGCGCCTCCGGGGGCGTGGTATCAGACGCTAAACAAGCCGTCGTGGAATCCTCCGCCGTGGATTTTTGGTCCGGTGTGGACGCTCTTGTATCTCGGCATGGCCGTCGCGGCGTGGCTGGTTTGGAAACGCGCGGTCCAAGGACATGCATTGAGGCTCTACTTCGTTCAACTGGCCCTCAATGCCGCGTGGACACCGGTGTTTTTTGGGGCGCATCAACCCGGCGCGGCCTTGATCGTGATTGGTTTCCTGTGGATGGCCATTTTTCTCACACTACGGGCCTTTCAGGCGGTTTCGCGACCTGCGGGGCTTTTGCTCGTGCCCTACCTCGTGTGGGTCACTTTTGCTTCGGTGCTCAATTTTACTCTCTGGAGGCTCAATTCATGA